One window of Pectobacterium carotovorum genomic DNA carries:
- a CDS encoding type III secretion protein — protein sequence MPHNTERDAELQTVLNLLMPIRRQRLSRSEHQQRQEEKQLLRIAEQQRHHQQQVEALQQASQTQRDQFARETQGQCQTLENLKTRLAAEQRLLSEIATETQQVQATQQQHHDQQRQVDHARDATRQCQKAVEKLEYLLTLPQEHV from the coding sequence ATGCCCCATAACACCGAACGCGATGCAGAGTTACAGACCGTGTTGAACCTGCTGATGCCGATACGCCGCCAGCGCTTAAGCCGCAGCGAGCATCAGCAGCGGCAGGAAGAAAAGCAGTTGCTCCGAATTGCGGAACAGCAACGCCATCATCAACAGCAGGTCGAGGCGCTGCAACAAGCCAGCCAGACGCAGCGCGACCAGTTTGCCCGAGAAACCCAGGGGCAATGCCAAACGCTGGAAAACCTGAAAACGCGCCTTGCCGCCGAACAGCGCTTACTCAGCGAGATAGCGACAGAAACGCAGCAGGTGCAGGCCACACAGCAGCAACACCACGACCAGCAGCGTCAGGTGGATCACGCCCGAGACGCCACTCGCCAATGCCAGAAAGCAGTGGAGAAGCTGGAATATCTGCTTACGTTACCTCAGGAGCACGTATGA